A single Pirellulales bacterium DNA region contains:
- a CDS encoding class I SAM-dependent methyltransferase produces the protein MWRAIELSALGPKLPSSGNVLDIGCGDGHVTRILREAARARWRLVGVDADPHETKLAEQAGIYDRVHTAPANAVPEEDGAFDLAIANSVLEHICELPSALGEISRCLAPGGLLAATVPSVEFHELLAGPAKFSRRTRAAYLADIDRRLAHVNYWSRQRWREELSRAGFGAPAITGYLSLRQLRRWETWSNWTGGMLYRSFGRQRSPIAIQRSLGLRRRFPRALGLLAFKAAWAATARILDERASDDEPTACCLILVRKRLI, from the coding sequence GTGTGGCGCGCCATTGAGCTCTCCGCGCTCGGCCCCAAGCTGCCGAGCAGCGGAAACGTTCTCGACATTGGATGTGGCGACGGCCATGTGACGCGCATTTTGCGCGAGGCGGCGCGGGCGCGGTGGCGGCTGGTCGGCGTGGACGCTGACCCCCACGAGACGAAGCTGGCCGAGCAAGCGGGGATTTACGACCGCGTCCATACGGCCCCTGCGAACGCGGTGCCCGAGGAAGACGGTGCGTTTGATTTGGCCATAGCCAACAGCGTCTTGGAACACATTTGCGAGCTACCATCGGCCCTTGGCGAAATCTCGCGTTGTCTGGCGCCAGGCGGACTGCTCGCCGCCACCGTCCCTTCCGTGGAGTTCCACGAACTTCTAGCGGGGCCGGCCAAATTCAGCCGCCGCACGCGCGCGGCATATCTGGCTGACATCGATCGACGCCTCGCGCACGTCAACTATTGGTCGCGCCAGCGTTGGCGTGAGGAGCTGTCGCGCGCGGGATTCGGCGCGCCTGCCATCACGGGCTATCTTTCGCTGAGGCAGCTTCGCCGATGGGAAACGTGGAGCAATTGGACGGGCGGCATGCTCTACCGGTCATTTGGCCGCCAACGGTCTCCGATTGCCATTCAACGATCACTCGGCCTGCGGCGTCGATTTCCGCGTGCCTTAGGGCTGCTTGCCTTCAAGGCGGCGTGGGCGGCAACGGCTCGCATCCTTGACGAACGTGCGAGCGACGATGAACCAACCGCATGCTGCCTCATTCTAGTGCGGAAGCGATTGATTTAG